The stretch of DNA TAAatagagaaaaaaaaaaaaagtttatatTTAACTACCTAACCTATGTCCTTTTCCCCTGAATGCTGTAGCACCACTTCCAAACCATGAATAGCCGGTTGTAGCACTCTCTTCGTTTCTGGGTGTACTATCAAATGCAGTTGTTCGTACTGAGTTTTTGGATGGGTACCCCAAGAGGTTGTAGAAGAATTTAGGAGCTTTCCAGTACCCTTTATCGTAGATTGAGTCGCCAATATACTCGTATTGACTGCCGCCGTTATCGACGTATCTCAGAATACCCACTCTTCGGGCATCGGTGTGCTGTTCTGTGTTTTTGCCGTAGGCGTCGGGCAACAAATTGTATACCGGCAACGTGTTCAGCTGGATGCAGAGGTAGAGGTACCCCGATAAAATTCCAATAATGGTATCCACAAGTCCTGAAGGCCCACGAAGGATTAGTTTGATGAGGATGTTACCCAATGGCAAGTAGTATGCTTTGATGGGCACGATTCCCATTAAGTTTATCTTGGCGTTTTTGTTGGCTCTCGACCAGGTGTATGTCAAACACGCCAATAAGCAGTCGTGGGGGAAGATTGGCATGGGGTCGAAGAAGGCGTTGTAGAACAATGCAAAGACGTTGACCATGGTTCCGCATGTTATGGCATACCATAGATAGTCGGGGAAGTTGCCGTTGAATTTGCCACCGTATGCCTCTAAATGGTTGGAGAATGTGTAGAAAAAGTATATATCCATTAATGCATTCCATCGCTGGCTCGACAAGACGTCGGAGGGGATAAGGGTGGATGTGAGGAACTTGTAGGAGTTGATCACCTGAAGAG from Candida albicans SC5314 chromosome R, complete sequence encodes:
- a CDS encoding uncharacterized protein (Ortholog(s) have role in ER-associated ubiquitin-dependent protein catabolic process, endoplasmic reticulum unfolded protein response), producing the protein MANTIVENIQRIPPVTRFFTLASVMTCLAITSFDALPGLFCNYHTLSNDFAGIYKVYQKGNSFNTAKAIALQVINSYKFLTSTLIPSDVLSSQRWNALMDIYFFYTFSNHLEAYGGKFNGNFPDYLWYAITCGTMVNVFALFYNAFFDPMPIFPHDCLLACLTYTWSRANKNAKINLMGIVPIKAYYLPLGNILIKLILRGPSGLVDTIIGILSGYLYLCIQSNTLPVYNLLPDAYGKNTEQHTDARRVGISRYVDNGGSQYEYIGDSIYDKGYWKAPKFFYNLLGYPSKNSVRTTAFDSTPRNEESATTGYSWFGSGATAFRGKGHRLGS